From the genome of Segatella hominis, one region includes:
- a CDS encoding AAA family ATPase, whose product MAVFQSPFLFGTLATEENFIDRTEDRTLLKQLLASHINVMLISPRRWGKSSLVKKAMTELCEEDKEVRICYIDAFSIGSEAEFYRTFASQVIACASSKIERWIEDAKKFLTGVVPQIVVNDQITDFVAFDLKFVPQERDKMAILQLPELLAKEKGIRIIVCIDEFQQLANLPEYKDMEGKMRSVWQQQQLTSYCLYGSKRNMMLNIFNNSNSPFYRFGQVIFMQKIAKEHWIPFILSSFEKTGKRISESFASRICDVVECHSWYLQQLCYFIWSFTVSEVTEEVFSLGLKQVLNINTPMFQNDTENLSSTQIEMLKAIADGEQHFSSQAVKQVYNLGNPNTIVKNKKTLQNKDVIEKQKADFVFVDPIYRLWFKEEYC is encoded by the coding sequence ATGGCAGTATTTCAATCTCCTTTTCTGTTTGGTACTTTGGCTACCGAAGAGAATTTTATCGACCGAACGGAAGACAGAACTTTGCTCAAGCAACTCCTGGCTTCCCATATCAACGTGATGCTCATTTCTCCACGTCGATGGGGAAAATCGTCGCTTGTAAAGAAGGCGATGACGGAACTGTGTGAAGAAGATAAGGAGGTGAGAATCTGCTATATAGATGCTTTCAGTATTGGCTCGGAAGCTGAATTCTATCGCACTTTTGCCAGTCAGGTCATAGCCTGCGCTTCTTCCAAGATAGAACGTTGGATAGAGGACGCCAAGAAGTTCTTGACGGGTGTAGTTCCACAGATTGTGGTTAACGATCAGATTACGGATTTTGTGGCTTTCGACCTGAAGTTTGTGCCGCAAGAAAGAGATAAGATGGCGATTCTCCAATTGCCTGAGTTGCTGGCGAAGGAAAAGGGAATCAGGATTATCGTGTGCATTGATGAATTTCAGCAGTTGGCTAATCTGCCGGAATATAAGGATATGGAGGGCAAGATGCGCTCAGTATGGCAACAGCAGCAGTTGACCTCTTATTGCCTTTATGGCAGCAAACGTAATATGATGCTCAACATCTTCAATAATTCCAACAGTCCGTTCTATCGTTTCGGACAGGTCATCTTCATGCAGAAGATAGCCAAGGAGCATTGGATTCCTTTTATCTTATCATCTTTTGAGAAGACCGGCAAGCGAATTTCAGAATCTTTTGCCAGCAGGATTTGCGATGTGGTGGAGTGTCATTCCTGGTATCTGCAGCAGTTGTGCTATTTTATTTGGAGCTTTACGGTTTCTGAGGTGACGGAAGAAGTGTTCTCTCTCGGTCTCAAGCAGGTATTGAACATCAATACCCCGATGTTTCAGAACGATACGGAAAATCTCAGTTCTACCCAGATAGAGATGCTCAAGGCGATAGCTGATGGTGAGCAGCATTTCTCATCACAAGCAGTGAAGCAGGTGTATAATCTGGGTAATCCCAATACGATAGTTAAGAACAAGAAGACTCTTCAGAACAAGGATGTCATAGAGAAGCAGAAAGCTGATTTTGTATTTGTTGATCCGATTTATCGTCTGTGGTTTAAGGAAGAGTATTGCTAA